From Carettochelys insculpta isolate YL-2023 chromosome 8, ASM3395843v1, whole genome shotgun sequence, a single genomic window includes:
- the LOC142016881 gene encoding putative methyltransferase DDB_G0268948 — protein MAERSSDTLYNAASYQKYRFSPSENLQSVIFSYLEEKKLNPVRLAVDVGCGSGQSTRVLVTRCEKVVGTDISEAQIEAAKRSASFPNVSYRVCPAEELPFEDGSVDLVTAFTAAHWFDLPRFMKEVDRVLKPHGCTALSTYTNNFSVHYKDCSERLTEIFTETQKLLLAYADEKVSRVTVEYEEVFEALPFQDKQRVSQIVDRIPMSVAGVIGFCQSFSMYQAFLRSDPEAAKSLLQKTEERFLETMGVGSNETQVELCIRSVCVLGCKGP, from the exons ATGGCCGAGCGTTCCTCTGATACTCTCTATAATGCAGCTTCCTATCAGAAATACAGATTCTCTCCCTCTGAAAACCTCCAAAGTGTCATCTTCTCCTACCTGGAAGAGAAG AAACTAAACCCCGTTCGGCTGGCGGTGGATGTcggctgtgggtcaggacagAGTACTCGCGTCCTCGTGACTCGTTGCGAGAAGGTGGTTGGAACAGACATCAGTGAAGCTCAGATAGAGGCAGCCAAACGTAGCGCCTCCTTCCCAAACGTTTCTTACCG cGTGTGCCCTGCCGAGGAGCTGCCATTTGAGGATGGATCTGTGGACCTGGTTACTGCTTTTACAGCTGCCCACTGGTTTGACCTCCCGAGGTTCATGAAAGAAGTAGACCGTGTTCTCAAACCACATGGCTGCACAGCCCTGAGCACCTACACTAACAACTTCAGTGTGCACTACAAGGACTGCTCAGAAAGACTTACCGAAATCTTCACTGAG ACCCAGAAGCTGCTTTTGGCATATGCAGATGAAAAAGTCAGTCGTGTCACTGTGGAGTACGAAGAGGTGTTTGAGGCCTTGCCTTTCCAAGACAAGCAGAG AGTGAGCCAGATCGTCGACAGAATTCCCATGTCCGTTGCTGGGGTGATCGGGTTTTGCCAGTCCTTCTCCATGTATCAAGCCTTTCTGAGGAGTGACCCTGAAGCAGCAAAATCCCTCCTCCAAAAAACAGAAGAAAG GTTCCTGGAGACCATGGGAGTTGGCTCTAATGAAACCCAGGTAGAGCTCTGCATAAGGAGTGTTTGTGTTCTAGGCTGCAAGGGGCCTTAA